The Bacteroidota bacterium DNA window TACGTCAATATATATCAGAAAATCAAATAGATCTGGCTATTTTTGATGATGAACTTTCGCCGGGCCAGCAAAGAAATATTGAAAAAGTACTGGATTGCAGGGTACTAGACCGTACCAGCCTGATCCTGGATATTTTTGCAAGCCGGGCCAAGACTTCTTATGCCAAAATTCAGGTAGAACTGGCCCAATATGAGTATATACTTCCCCGTTTAAAGCATTTGTGGACACACCTGGAACGGCAGAAGGGTGGAATCGGGTTAAGAGGCCCGGGTGAAAAAGAACTGGAAACCGACCGGCGTATCATCCGGGATAAAATTTCCTTATTAAAGGAACAGCTTAAGAAAATTGACAAACAAATGGCCACGCAGCGGGGAAACCGGGGCAAGCTGGTCAGGGTTGCCCTTGTGGGCTATACGAATGTGGGCAAATCAACCATTATGAACCTGCTGAGCAAATCCGACTTGTTCGCCGAAAACAAGCTATTTGCTACCCTGGATACTACGGTCCGTAAAATGGTGATAGGCAATCTTCCTTTTTTGATCAGTGATACCGTCGGATTCATCCGTAAGCTGCCGACCATGTTGATCGAATCTTTTAAATCCACCCTGGATGAAGTGCGCGAAGCGGATATCCTGCTTCATGTGGTGGATATATCACATTCAAACTTTGAAGAGCAGATTCAGGTAGTAAACCAAACCCTGAAGGAATTAGGTGTGGCTGATAAACCCTGCTATTTGGTATTCAATAAAATTGATGCCTATTCCTTTATAAAAAAAGAGGAAGATGACCTTACTCCAAAAGTAAAGGAAAATATTACGCTTGAAGAGCTTAAGAATACCTGGATGGGGAAAACCAATAAAAACTGTATCTTCATTTCTGCCCGGGAAAAGCAAAATATAGAGGAACTTAAAAATATCCTTTATGATAGGGTAAAAGAAATTCATGCAAAAAGATACCCTTTTGACAACTTCCTTTACTAAATCTTAGTACTTATTTTAAAAATGAAGAAAACAGGGCTATCTTCATCAGCATCAAGTGTTGAAAATAGTCCTGTCCTGTTAGA harbors:
- the hflX gene encoding GTPase HflX, translating into MNNKVPISYEKVQESAVLIGVILPAFQEEEVKENLDELAFLADTAGAIAKKTFIQKLSTTEPDTFIGSGKLEQVRQYISENQIDLAIFDDELSPGQQRNIEKVLDCRVLDRTSLILDIFASRAKTSYAKIQVELAQYEYILPRLKHLWTHLERQKGGIGLRGPGEKELETDRRIIRDKISLLKEQLKKIDKQMATQRGNRGKLVRVALVGYTNVGKSTIMNLLSKSDLFAENKLFATLDTTVRKMVIGNLPFLISDTVGFIRKLPTMLIESFKSTLDEVREADILLHVVDISHSNFEEQIQVVNQTLKELGVADKPCYLVFNKIDAYSFIKKEEDDLTPKVKENITLEELKNTWMGKTNKNCIFISAREKQNIEELKNILYDRVKEIHAKRYPFDNFLY